One genomic segment of Paenibacillus durus includes these proteins:
- a CDS encoding glycosyltransferase family 2 protein has translation MKARYSVIVPMYNEEEVISHTYERLKEVMDRSGDAYELIFVNDGSRDRSADMIREIADQDGHVKLIDFSRNFGHQIAITAGMDYARGEAVVVIDADLQDPPEVILELIAKWKQGYEVVYAKRMKRHGETFFKKITAKLFYRLLSRLTSVDIPTDTGDFRLIDRKVCDVLRELKEKNRYVRGLVSWVGFRQTMVEYVREERFAGETKYPLKKMIRFALDGITSFSHKPLKIASYLGFLLSFSSFVFLFFVLMQKWFTSRTVPGWASIVGVNLLFNGIVLMILGVIGEYIGRIYDESKDRPLYIVREAVGCRNLKEEEAELFREEAGQPRKGVPHE, from the coding sequence ATGAAAGCCAGATACAGCGTGATCGTCCCGATGTATAATGAAGAAGAAGTGATTTCCCATACTTACGAGCGTCTAAAAGAAGTCATGGACCGCAGCGGAGACGCGTACGAGCTGATCTTCGTGAACGATGGAAGCCGGGACCGCTCAGCCGATATGATCCGGGAGATTGCAGACCAGGACGGTCATGTGAAGCTGATTGACTTCTCGCGGAATTTCGGCCACCAAATCGCGATTACCGCAGGCATGGATTATGCCCGGGGGGAAGCGGTCGTCGTTATCGACGCAGATCTACAGGACCCGCCCGAAGTCATACTTGAGCTGATTGCCAAGTGGAAGCAGGGATATGAAGTGGTGTATGCCAAACGGATGAAGCGCCACGGTGAAACATTTTTCAAAAAAATCACCGCCAAGCTGTTTTACCGTCTGCTGAGCAGGTTGACGAGCGTGGATATTCCCACCGATACAGGTGACTTCCGCCTGATCGACCGCAAGGTGTGCGACGTTTTGCGCGAACTGAAGGAGAAGAACCGCTATGTCAGAGGGCTTGTCAGTTGGGTCGGCTTCCGCCAGACGATGGTGGAATATGTCCGCGAGGAGCGCTTTGCCGGGGAGACCAAATATCCGCTCAAAAAAATGATCCGGTTTGCGCTCGACGGCATCACGTCCTTTTCGCACAAACCGCTCAAAATTGCGTCTTACCTTGGGTTTTTGCTTTCGTTTTCCAGCTTTGTCTTCTTGTTCTTCGTGCTGATGCAGAAGTGGTTTACGTCCCGTACGGTACCCGGCTGGGCTTCCATCGTCGGCGTGAACCTGCTGTTTAACGGAATTGTGCTTATGATCCTCGGAGTAATCGGCGAATATATCGGCCGGATATACGATGAATCGAAGGACCGGCCGCTATACATTGTCCGCGAAGCGGTAGGCTGCAGAAACCTGAAGGAAGAGGAAGCCGAGCTTTTTCGGGAGGAAGCCGGACAACCACGGAAGGGTGTACCCCATGAATAA
- a CDS encoding GtrA family protein, translating into MNNKNVRGDFLQFVKFNIVGLLNTLVDMAVFALLNSLGLFYVVAQVISYAAGTANSFILNSKITFKDRQRSKEEGFDHRQLLRFIALNLFVLCISLLLMSVLIGRLRLQELSSKVLVTFVTVIINFFGSRKWVFVKPKQSLPVSGEAISGADAERR; encoded by the coding sequence ATGAATAACAAAAATGTGCGAGGCGATTTCCTTCAGTTCGTTAAATTTAATATTGTCGGCCTGCTGAATACGCTGGTAGATATGGCCGTGTTCGCGCTGCTGAACTCGCTCGGGCTGTTCTATGTCGTCGCCCAGGTCATCTCCTATGCCGCAGGAACGGCCAACAGCTTTATTTTGAACAGTAAAATAACGTTCAAGGACCGGCAGCGGAGCAAGGAAGAAGGATTTGATCATAGGCAGCTTCTGAGGTTTATAGCATTGAATCTGTTTGTGCTGTGCATATCCCTGCTGCTCATGAGCGTTCTAATCGGCCGTCTGAGATTGCAGGAACTGTCGTCGAAGGTATTGGTTACGTTTGTTACGGTCATCATCAATTTTTTTGGCAGCAGAAAATGGGTGTTTGTGAAGCCGAAGCAGTCTCTGCCTGTCTCCGGTGAGGCGATCTCAGGAGCAGATGCGGAGCGACGATAG
- a CDS encoding class D sortase → MRKLSYIIIIAGVLLILYPKASEWFEDWQQQKLLKEAEQSFEQSAETAQNSADPDLRLKYAKVTQLLAEESALDEQSQLAADKGGSDVDEKAIALIEIDKINVKLPVLEGATKANMRHAAVHLTETAPLGEIGNAAIAAHRAHTKGRLFNRLNEVEIGDTISVKTKGKVYNYTVYDISIVEPTDVSVLEGNNKDRILTLITCDPLINPTHRLIVHAKLP, encoded by the coding sequence TTGCGCAAGCTTTCTTATATCATAATTATCGCCGGCGTTCTGCTTATCCTTTATCCGAAGGCCAGCGAATGGTTTGAAGATTGGCAGCAGCAGAAGCTGCTGAAGGAAGCGGAGCAGAGCTTTGAACAAAGTGCGGAGACGGCTCAGAATTCGGCCGATCCCGATCTGCGGCTCAAATACGCCAAAGTGACACAGCTGCTTGCCGAAGAATCGGCCTTGGACGAGCAGTCGCAGCTCGCGGCGGATAAAGGCGGTTCAGACGTAGACGAGAAGGCGATCGCGCTGATTGAGATCGATAAAATCAACGTTAAGCTTCCCGTGCTTGAAGGAGCCACCAAAGCCAATATGCGGCATGCGGCCGTGCATTTGACCGAGACCGCTCCGCTTGGAGAAATTGGAAATGCGGCTATCGCCGCTCACCGCGCCCATACCAAGGGAAGACTGTTCAACCGCCTGAATGAGGTGGAGATTGGCGATACGATTTCTGTTAAGACCAAAGGGAAGGTCTATAACTATACGGTCTACGATATCTCGATTGTCGAGCCTACTGACGTGTCCGTGCTGGAAGGCAATAACAAAGACCGCATCCTTACGCTCATCACATGCGATCCGCTGATTAATCCGACACATCGGTTAATTGTACACGCAAAGCTCCCGTGA
- a CDS encoding transglutaminase-like domain-containing protein, translating into MKKFYFILLILFTLATSVPVIPAAAASGSSEWLDTSNLSQGVVGIQYNAPQGKRTKLMITKNGSSYTYNLFASEPNESFPLQLGSGSYKVSILENTSGNKYKIIYSDSIDLSVSDPNAVYLSSVQNVKWSPSDKAIQKAKQLTQNANTDKEKVTAIYNYIVSNVKYDYALAANVSTDYVPDIDRTLTSKKGICYDYASLFAAMLRSVNVPAKLVMGESSYVSQYHAWNEVLIDGQWVTIDTTVDAGLGKSNKSVSLIKNASKYTGVKYY; encoded by the coding sequence ATGAAGAAGTTTTATTTCATACTTCTCATATTATTTACATTAGCCACCTCCGTTCCAGTTATCCCGGCAGCCGCCGCGAGCGGCAGTTCCGAATGGCTCGACACTTCGAATTTAAGCCAAGGCGTTGTTGGCATTCAATATAACGCTCCTCAGGGCAAGCGCACGAAACTGATGATTACGAAGAACGGCAGCAGTTATACTTACAACCTCTTCGCATCAGAGCCCAACGAGTCCTTCCCGCTGCAGCTAGGCAGCGGCTCCTATAAAGTTTCCATCCTTGAGAATACCAGCGGCAACAAGTATAAAATCATATATTCCGATTCTATCGACCTTTCGGTAAGCGACCCTAACGCCGTATATCTGAGCTCTGTGCAGAATGTTAAATGGAGTCCGTCCGACAAAGCGATCCAAAAAGCGAAACAACTCACCCAGAATGCCAACACCGACAAAGAAAAAGTAACCGCCATCTATAACTATATCGTCTCCAATGTAAAATACGACTACGCATTGGCAGCCAACGTATCCACCGACTATGTGCCGGACATCGACAGAACGCTTACCAGCAAAAAAGGAATTTGCTACGACTATGCTTCCCTCTTTGCCGCTATGCTCCGCAGTGTGAACGTTCCCGCTAAGCTAGTGATGGGTGAAAGCAGCTATGTATCTCAATACCATGCATGGAATGAAGTCCTCATTGATGGGCAGTGGGTGACTATTGACACGACGGTAGACGCCGGCTTGGGTAAGAGTAATAAATCGGTCTCCCTGATTAAAAACGCCAGCAAATATACCGGTGTGAAATATTATTAA
- a CDS encoding winged helix-turn-helix transcriptional regulator, whose amino-acid sequence MRNRKVGYGECPNDLGCPVEYTLDVIGGKWKGVLLYHLIEGAKRFNEFRRICPAITQRMLTLQLRELEEDGVIHREVYHQVPPKVEYSLTEFGHTLVPIILLMRDWGEVYKKRPGSSNGQLPSTK is encoded by the coding sequence ATGCGGAACCGTAAAGTTGGATATGGCGAATGTCCGAATGATCTGGGTTGTCCGGTAGAATATACGCTGGATGTGATCGGAGGCAAATGGAAGGGCGTTCTGCTCTACCACCTGATCGAAGGGGCCAAGCGGTTTAACGAGTTCAGACGGATATGCCCCGCGATTACCCAAAGAATGCTGACCCTGCAGCTGAGAGAACTGGAAGAGGACGGCGTGATCCATCGCGAAGTGTATCATCAGGTGCCGCCCAAGGTCGAATACTCGCTAACGGAGTTTGGCCATACGCTGGTTCCGATTATTCTGTTGATGCGCGATTGGGGCGAGGTGTATAAAAAAAGACCCGGCTCCAGTAACGGACAGCTTCCCTCCACGAAATAA
- a CDS encoding MFS transporter, whose amino-acid sequence MALSQARVSTQADPAPEGSRSGRLFFLVIVYLFWFSSYIYVPVLSPYVEHLGASYFMVGMVLGVYGLMQILFRMPIGIGSDYLNRRRPFIWLGLIASGASCLLFLLGPYPGWALAGRAVSGIAASAWVVYSVMYAGYFPKEEAGRAMGMLQFTMVIAQLTSMMLSGYMVEHWGWNAPFWTGAVVAALALLIGLRLPEKHEVRGETAIKLGELVPVMREPVLVKVSLLSVLAHCVLFITMFGYTPNQALSLGADKESLGWLTLAFMLPHAAATLYGARVLGRWLGDRGTLVLGFAGSALFTLLIPAMPSFGTLCATQIGNGFMQGLIFPLLLGKSVSDIHPHKRATAMGFYQAVYALGMSGGPFVAGWMSALYGLRGGFWLGGIAAGFAALLSFIWLRQKDQASVKISA is encoded by the coding sequence GTGGCGTTAAGTCAAGCGAGAGTGTCAACACAGGCGGATCCAGCTCCAGAGGGCAGCCGAAGCGGCCGCTTGTTTTTTCTGGTGATTGTTTATTTATTCTGGTTCTCCTCCTATATTTACGTTCCAGTGCTTTCTCCTTATGTGGAGCATCTAGGCGCTTCCTACTTCATGGTAGGCATGGTGCTGGGTGTTTACGGCCTGATGCAGATTTTATTCCGGATGCCTATCGGGATCGGTTCGGACTATCTTAACCGGAGGCGGCCGTTCATATGGCTGGGGCTGATCGCAAGCGGTGCCAGCTGCCTGCTGTTTCTGCTGGGGCCTTATCCCGGCTGGGCGCTTGCGGGACGCGCCGTATCCGGCATTGCGGCAAGCGCATGGGTCGTGTACAGCGTAATGTACGCCGGGTATTTTCCAAAGGAGGAGGCCGGCAGGGCGATGGGAATGCTGCAGTTCACGATGGTAATCGCCCAACTAACCAGCATGATGCTCAGCGGTTACATGGTGGAGCATTGGGGCTGGAATGCCCCGTTCTGGACCGGAGCCGTCGTTGCTGCGCTGGCGCTTCTGATCGGACTGCGTCTGCCTGAGAAGCATGAAGTACGCGGAGAAACCGCGATTAAGCTCGGCGAACTGGTGCCGGTCATGCGGGAACCGGTGCTGGTAAAAGTATCCCTGCTGTCGGTGCTGGCCCACTGCGTGCTGTTCATTACGATGTTCGGATACACGCCCAATCAGGCGCTGAGTCTCGGAGCCGACAAAGAAAGCCTGGGCTGGCTCACACTGGCGTTCATGCTGCCCCACGCGGCGGCGACGCTGTACGGGGCGCGGGTGCTCGGAAGATGGCTGGGCGACCGTGGCACGCTCGTCCTCGGTTTTGCCGGAAGTGCATTATTCACGCTGCTTATCCCGGCAATGCCGAGTTTCGGGACGCTGTGCGCCACCCAGATCGGGAACGGGTTTATGCAGGGGCTGATTTTCCCGCTGCTGCTTGGTAAGTCGGTGTCGGATATCCATCCGCACAAGCGGGCGACGGCGATGGGATTCTATCAGGCGGTGTATGCGCTGGGAATGTCGGGCGGTCCTTTTGTCGCGGGCTGGATGAGTGCGCTGTATGGATTGAGGGGAGGATTTTGGCTAGGGGGGATTGCCGCTGGCTTCGCTGCGCTGCTCTCTTTCATTTGGCTTAGGCAAAAAGATCAGGCAAGCGTCAAAATAAGCGCCTGA
- a CDS encoding DUF1294 domain-containing protein has translation MVKLVTLWFAVINIIGYMVMSEDKDKARSRRERVPEKTLFLLAAIGGALGVLTAMYRRRHKTRHMSFVIGIPLLLLLNVLIYGYFLQ, from the coding sequence ATGGTCAAGCTTGTGACGTTGTGGTTTGCGGTCATCAATATTATCGGTTATATGGTCATGTCGGAGGACAAGGATAAAGCCCGAAGCAGACGGGAGCGGGTCCCTGAGAAAACGCTGTTTCTGCTGGCGGCGATCGGCGGGGCTCTCGGCGTGCTTACAGCCATGTACCGCAGACGCCACAAGACGCGGCATATGTCCTTTGTAATCGGCATTCCGCTGCTGCTGCTCCTGAACGTCCTGATATACGGCTATTTTTTGCAATAA
- a CDS encoding universal stress protein, whose product MLFSKILLAYDGSKAANKALDRAVELAKVTPGSSLHVVHAFEFPRFFIGEALAPLPASVNKDYYDLAVQTTEEVKKRLETEGLNAKVELLQGSPAETILKYAKDNVADIIVIGSRGLGGIREFVLGSVSHNVVQSAKIPVLVVK is encoded by the coding sequence ATGTTATTCTCTAAAATCTTGCTCGCCTATGACGGTTCGAAAGCCGCCAACAAAGCGTTGGATCGCGCGGTCGAATTAGCCAAGGTAACGCCGGGGTCCTCCCTGCATGTCGTACACGCATTTGAATTTCCGCGGTTTTTTATCGGGGAAGCTCTCGCGCCTCTACCGGCTTCGGTTAACAAGGATTACTATGATTTGGCGGTACAGACGACGGAAGAAGTGAAGAAACGGCTTGAAACGGAAGGGCTTAACGCAAAAGTTGAGCTGCTGCAAGGTTCGCCTGCAGAGACCATTCTGAAATATGCCAAGGATAACGTCGCGGATATTATCGTGATCGGCAGCAGGGGGCTTGGCGGCATCCGCGAATTCGTGCTCGGGAGCGTCAGCCATAATGTGGTGCAAAGTGCGAAAATTCCGGTGCTGGTCGTAAAATAA
- a CDS encoding nitroreductase family protein, producing MIKELVKKNRTYRRFYEDVKIERETLEELIDLARLSSSGGNLQSLKYILSHDEEKNSLIFPHLRWAGYLTDWDGPEEGERPSAYIVVLGDKEISANHFWDHGIACQSILLGACEKGLGGCMFGASNKQALVEALDIPERYELILVIALGKPKEVVVLEEVTEPQNIKYWRDEQGVHHVPKRKLEDIIINF from the coding sequence GTGATTAAAGAGCTTGTCAAGAAAAACCGAACATACAGAAGATTTTATGAGGATGTTAAAATTGAGCGAGAAACTTTGGAGGAGCTGATTGATCTGGCGCGCCTTTCTTCCAGCGGAGGCAATTTGCAATCCCTGAAGTACATCCTTTCCCATGATGAAGAGAAGAACAGCCTGATCTTTCCGCATCTGAGATGGGCGGGTTATTTGACGGATTGGGACGGACCGGAGGAGGGCGAGAGACCTTCGGCTTACATCGTAGTGCTGGGCGACAAAGAGATAAGCGCTAACCATTTCTGGGACCATGGAATCGCTTGCCAAAGCATCCTGCTCGGCGCTTGCGAGAAGGGACTAGGGGGCTGCATGTTCGGTGCAAGCAATAAACAGGCTTTAGTAGAGGCGCTTGATATTCCGGAGCGGTACGAGCTTATTCTGGTTATTGCGCTTGGCAAACCGAAGGAAGTTGTTGTCCTGGAAGAAGTAACGGAGCCGCAGAATATTAAATACTGGCGCGACGAACAAGGCGTTCACCATGTGCCGAAGCGAAAACTCGAGGACATCATCATTAATTTTTAA
- a CDS encoding ECF transporter S component: MEDNPGQAHDEKLSGRLAGVQSRFLFKLGLADVLRFTMFGTMIVVVNDVTRLPLQIPGHTSIFWMAIMLLGAGLIPKFGGGMIMGSVSGVLAVVLGLGKEGIFIFFKYFVPGLVVDLLAPVFFYQMANPFVGVICGALASLSKLFISLLLGLLLQLPMGFLALGLGYTSLTHVAFGAAGGLVAVFLINRLKPRLVRWE; this comes from the coding sequence ATGGAGGATAATCCGGGGCAAGCGCATGATGAGAAGCTTTCGGGAAGATTAGCCGGGGTGCAGAGTCGGTTTCTGTTCAAGCTCGGCTTGGCGGACGTGCTTCGGTTTACGATGTTCGGCACGATGATTGTCGTGGTCAACGATGTGACGCGGCTCCCGCTGCAGATTCCGGGACACACAAGCATCTTCTGGATGGCGATTATGCTGCTGGGAGCAGGGCTGATTCCCAAATTTGGAGGCGGAATGATTATGGGGTCTGTCTCCGGCGTACTGGCGGTGGTGCTTGGACTTGGCAAAGAAGGAATCTTCATTTTCTTCAAATACTTTGTTCCGGGCCTTGTAGTGGACCTGCTTGCGCCTGTGTTTTTTTATCAAATGGCCAATCCCTTCGTCGGTGTCATCTGTGGAGCTTTGGCTAGTCTGTCGAAGCTGTTCATATCTTTGCTCTTGGGTCTTCTGCTGCAGCTGCCGATGGGCTTTCTCGCTTTGGGCTTAGGATATACTTCCCTGACCCATGTTGCATTCGGGGCCGCAGGGGGACTGGTTGCCGTCTTCCTCATTAATCGGCTGAAGCCCAGACTGGTCAGATGGGAATAG
- a CDS encoding energy-coupling factor transporter ATPase, producing the protein MIQVRGVSKTVHSATGEAVPILQDVSFQIGGGEFVGLAGRNGSGKTTLARMLNGLQQPTRGTVLIDGFDTADYSCLMDVRRLTGMVFQHPDNQIVSSIVEEDVAFGPENLGLSQGEVKERTDWALQATGLTELRHRNPNLLSGGQKQRVAIAGALAMRPSHLILDEPTSMLDPWGRDELMETLHKVNRELGVTVLLISHHVEDLLCTDRLIVLERGRVAIDDTPEVVFAQEESLADWGIAMPDVPFLMRRLAARGIPADASVVRVEGMVEWICRLLNSSM; encoded by the coding sequence ATGATTCAGGTGAGGGGAGTTTCCAAAACCGTTCATTCCGCAACCGGTGAGGCTGTTCCTATTTTGCAGGATGTATCCTTTCAAATTGGCGGAGGTGAGTTTGTCGGTCTGGCAGGCAGAAACGGGTCGGGCAAGACCACACTGGCCCGTATGTTGAACGGACTGCAGCAGCCCACTCGCGGCACGGTGCTGATTGATGGGTTTGATACAGCGGATTACTCTTGTCTGATGGATGTCCGGCGGCTGACGGGGATGGTTTTTCAACATCCGGACAATCAGATCGTCAGCTCCATAGTCGAGGAGGACGTCGCATTCGGTCCGGAAAATTTGGGGCTGTCACAAGGTGAGGTGAAGGAACGCACCGACTGGGCGCTGCAGGCAACGGGTCTGACGGAGCTCCGTCACCGAAATCCGAATTTGCTGTCGGGGGGGCAGAAGCAGCGGGTGGCGATTGCCGGAGCTCTTGCGATGAGGCCGTCCCATCTCATCCTTGATGAACCGACCTCGATGCTTGATCCATGGGGCAGGGATGAACTGATGGAAACTTTACATAAGGTAAACCGCGAGCTTGGCGTAACCGTGCTGCTCATCTCCCACCATGTGGAAGATCTGTTGTGTACAGACCGCCTGATTGTACTGGAGCGGGGAAGGGTGGCGATTGATGACACGCCGGAAGTCGTTTTTGCACAGGAAGAGTCTCTTGCGGATTGGGGGATTGCTATGCCGGATGTCCCGTTCCTGATGCGCAGGCTTGCAGCCAGAGGGATACCGGCCGATGCATCGGTCGTTAGGGTTGAAGGAATGGTGGAGTGGATATGCCGATTATTGAATTCCAGCATGTAA
- a CDS encoding ATP-binding cassette domain-containing protein, with translation MPIIEFQHVSYRYGRGSLDERQALNDITFAVEPGEFIGIVGSNGSGKSTLVQHINGLLCPDEGYVTVLGKKTSDRQHRNGLWRKVGLLFQYPEQQLFEATVIDDVAYGLRNMGMKQADAAARAREALSLVGLNPDEVGAVPPLSLSGGQRRRAAIAGVLAMKPDILILDEATAGLDGPGKTDILSLVKRLQQEMGMTVLMISHSMREVMALADKIAVLADGRLAAWGSTRDVMREEMMSSSPGLFFSEYALVLIKLAELGYPVNTGVRSREEALEELLTLIGRKGHERREARAVHAGRYGHPQA, from the coding sequence ATGCCGATTATTGAATTCCAGCATGTAAGTTACCGGTACGGCCGAGGCTCCTTGGATGAAAGACAAGCGCTGAACGATATAACGTTCGCGGTGGAGCCGGGTGAGTTCATCGGCATAGTCGGTTCGAATGGCTCCGGCAAATCGACGCTTGTTCAGCATATAAACGGGCTTCTATGCCCGGATGAGGGATATGTAACGGTTTTGGGGAAGAAGACATCGGACAGGCAGCACCGAAATGGACTTTGGCGGAAAGTGGGCCTGCTATTCCAATATCCGGAGCAGCAGTTATTTGAAGCGACTGTGATCGATGATGTTGCTTACGGACTGCGGAACATGGGGATGAAGCAGGCGGATGCGGCGGCAAGAGCGAGAGAGGCGCTGTCTCTTGTCGGCCTTAACCCGGATGAGGTTGGGGCTGTTCCTCCTCTGTCATTAAGCGGAGGGCAGCGGCGCAGGGCGGCTATCGCCGGTGTGCTTGCCATGAAGCCGGATATCCTCATTCTTGATGAAGCGACGGCCGGACTTGACGGACCGGGGAAGACCGATATTTTGTCTCTGGTCAAGCGGCTTCAGCAAGAGATGGGCATGACGGTTCTCATGATTTCCCACAGTATGCGGGAGGTGATGGCGCTTGCTGATAAGATCGCCGTACTTGCCGATGGGCGGCTCGCGGCATGGGGCAGCACCCGTGATGTGATGCGTGAAGAAATGATGAGCAGCAGCCCCGGTTTGTTTTTTTCGGAATATGCCCTGGTGTTGATCAAGCTTGCGGAGCTAGGGTACCCGGTAAATACAGGTGTACGGTCACGGGAAGAAGCGCTCGAAGAATTGCTTACTTTGATAGGGAGGAAGGGACATGAAAGGCGTGAAGCTCGGGCAGTTCATGCAGGGAGATACGGTCATCCACAGGCTTGA
- a CDS encoding energy-coupling factor transporter transmembrane component T family protein, whose amino-acid sequence MKGVKLGQFMQGDTVIHRLDPRTKIIGCLALTFTVLLKADAFIVLIDAALLVLGFQLAQVPLNRMLRRLRGLWLLLGLSFVLQAVITDGQALLAVHGVTVTREGVIQGGLTVFRLAALLLSSCLLTMTTSPIQLASGLEKLLSPLSRIGIPVHKFAMLISISLRFIPVMSEEAEIVARAQRSRGAPLHSSRLLIRIKSVAAVLLPLLAASLQRAGDLAVAMESRCYWGGAHLSRVQRLRYGHKDCVMFGILGLLILLSACR is encoded by the coding sequence ATGAAAGGCGTGAAGCTCGGGCAGTTCATGCAGGGAGATACGGTCATCCACAGGCTTGATCCGCGAACGAAGATTATAGGCTGTCTCGCATTGACGTTCACCGTACTGCTCAAGGCGGATGCATTCATCGTCTTGATTGATGCGGCGCTGCTCGTGCTTGGTTTTCAACTGGCGCAAGTCCCTCTGAACCGGATGCTCCGGCGGCTTCGCGGCTTGTGGCTGCTGCTCGGGCTATCGTTCGTGCTTCAGGCGGTGATTACGGACGGGCAAGCGCTTCTTGCAGTGCATGGAGTGACAGTTACCAGGGAGGGAGTTATACAGGGCGGGCTGACGGTCTTTCGGCTCGCGGCGCTTCTGCTCAGTTCATGCCTTCTGACAATGACGACGTCTCCCATTCAGCTTGCCTCGGGTCTTGAGAAGCTGCTGTCTCCTTTGTCCCGGATTGGTATACCCGTACATAAATTTGCGATGTTGATCAGCATTTCCTTGAGGTTCATTCCGGTGATGAGCGAGGAGGCGGAAATTGTGGCGCGCGCCCAGCGATCCCGCGGCGCTCCGCTTCACTCGAGCCGGTTGTTGATCCGCATCAAAAGTGTGGCGGCCGTGCTGCTTCCTCTGCTGGCTGCTTCCCTGCAGCGGGCGGGAGATCTGGCGGTGGCTATGGAAAGCCGCTGCTACTGGGGAGGCGCGCATTTAAGCAGAGTACAAAGATTGCGATACGGCCATAAGGATTGCGTCATGTTTGGAATTCTCGGGCTGCTGATTCTGTTGTCAGCTTGCCGGTAA